From Lysobacter auxotrophicus, the proteins below share one genomic window:
- a CDS encoding META and DUF4377 domain-containing protein produces the protein MKRFALLTLAVALAACTRSPQEAPSTEAAAPGATPAATAPAAPAPAAPASATIDNAVLGGHHWALDNAVDAKGQRVDALFARTDKPVTVDFAAGRIAVSNTCNRMMGSYTLDGATLTIGDLASTMMACADQKLMALDRAVGERLRGAQTASLQSGDTPVLTLTGAGGDVLTFRGQPTAEKRFGGPGETVFLEIAPQSKPCTHPDVPNRQCLQVREVHFNDQGIRTGAPAEWQPLYQDIEGFTHEDGVRNVVRVKRFVSGNKPDGEQVAYVLDMVVESDTTPGAAQKR, from the coding sequence ATGAAGCGATTTGCCCTGCTCACCCTCGCCGTTGCCCTGGCCGCCTGCACGCGTTCGCCGCAGGAGGCGCCTTCGACCGAAGCCGCGGCGCCCGGCGCGACACCGGCCGCGACCGCCCCTGCCGCGCCGGCGCCCGCTGCGCCTGCCTCCGCGACCATCGACAACGCCGTCCTCGGCGGCCATCACTGGGCGCTCGACAACGCCGTGGATGCGAAGGGACAGCGCGTCGACGCGTTGTTCGCGCGGACCGACAAGCCGGTGACGGTGGACTTCGCTGCCGGCCGCATCGCCGTGTCGAACACCTGCAACCGCATGATGGGCAGCTACACGCTCGACGGCGCGACGCTCACGATCGGCGACCTGGCCTCGACGATGATGGCGTGCGCCGATCAGAAGCTGATGGCGCTGGACCGTGCCGTGGGCGAACGCCTGCGCGGCGCGCAGACCGCGTCATTGCAAAGTGGCGACACGCCGGTGCTCACGCTTACCGGCGCGGGCGGCGACGTGCTCACCTTCAGAGGACAGCCGACGGCTGAGAAACGTTTCGGCGGCCCCGGCGAGACGGTGTTCCTGGAAATCGCGCCGCAATCCAAACCGTGCACGCACCCGGACGTTCCCAACCGGCAGTGCCTGCAGGTGCGCGAGGTGCATTTCAACGACCAGGGCATCCGCACCGGCGCGCCGGCGGAATGGCAGCCCCTGTACCAGGACATCGAAGGCTTCACGCACGAGGACGGCGTGCGCAACGTCGTGCGCGTGAAGCGTTTCGTCTCCGGCAACAAGCCCGACGGCGAGCAGGTGGCGTACGTGCTCGACATGGTGGTCGAAAGCGACACGACACCGGGCGCCGCGCAGAAGCGTTGA
- a CDS encoding undecaprenyl-diphosphate phosphatase, translating to MTDLLAALLLGIIEGITEFLPISSTGHLLIAERWLGHRSDLFNISIQAGAILAVVLIYRQRLWDLAMGFLGRRAMAEHSPAGMPMDAAEARDYAFKLAVAFGMTAVLGVIVKKLGFELPDEVTPIAWALVIGGVWMIAAEHFAAKRAAVLGERATITWTVAILVGIAQVVAGVFPGTSRSAATIFVALLAGTTSRAAATEFAFLVGIPTMFAATGWELIDVVHSGEAANEDWAALGVAFVASAITAFISVKWLLRYIQSHRFTAFAIYRFILGAALLFLVPAGS from the coding sequence ATGACCGATCTGCTCGCCGCCCTGCTCCTCGGCATCATCGAAGGCATCACCGAATTCCTGCCGATCTCCAGCACCGGCCACCTGCTCATCGCCGAACGCTGGCTCGGGCACCGCAGCGATCTGTTCAACATCTCCATCCAGGCCGGCGCGATCCTCGCGGTGGTGCTGATCTACCGGCAGCGCCTGTGGGACCTGGCAATGGGCTTCCTCGGTAGGCGGGCGATGGCCGAACACAGCCCGGCGGGCATGCCGATGGACGCGGCCGAAGCGCGCGATTACGCGTTCAAGCTCGCGGTCGCCTTCGGCATGACGGCGGTGCTCGGCGTGATCGTGAAGAAGCTCGGCTTTGAATTGCCTGACGAAGTGACGCCGATCGCGTGGGCGCTGGTCATCGGCGGCGTGTGGATGATCGCGGCCGAACATTTCGCGGCCAAGCGCGCCGCCGTGCTGGGCGAGCGGGCGACGATCACCTGGACGGTGGCGATCCTGGTCGGCATCGCGCAGGTGGTCGCGGGCGTGTTCCCGGGTACCTCGCGTTCGGCCGCGACGATCTTCGTCGCACTGCTGGCCGGCACGACCTCGCGCGCGGCGGCGACGGAGTTCGCCTTCCTGGTGGGCATTCCGACGATGTTCGCCGCCACCGGCTGGGAGCTGATCGACGTGGTGCACAGCGGCGAGGCGGCCAACGAGGACTGGGCGGCGCTGGGCGTGGCCTTCGTGGCCTCGGCGATCACCGCCTTCATCTCGGTGAAATGGCTGTTGCGGTACATCCAGAGCCACCGTTTCACGGCCTTCGCGATCTACCGTTTCATCCTCGGCGCGGCCCTGCTGTTCCTGGTGCCGGCCGGCAGCTGA
- the glnA gene encoding type I glutamate--ammonia ligase, whose product MSIEHVEKLIKDHKVEFVDLRFVDMRGVQHHVTFPKSIVEPSLFEDGKMFDGSSISGWKGINESDMVLLPDASTAFLDPFTADPTLVLTCDILDPATMQAYTRDPRGVAKRAEAFLKASGIADQAFFGPEPEFFIFDSVRFANDMGHTFFHVDSEEAHWNSGREYDGGNTGYRPMVKGGYFPVAPLDSLHDLRAEMCKTLELVGQEVEVHHHEVANAGQCEIGTKFNSLVKKADELMTMKYVIKNVAHRNGKTVTFMPKPIVGDNGSGMHVHQSLAKGGVNLFSGDGYGGLSQTALWYIGGIFKHARAINAFANSTTNSYKRLVPGFEAPVMLAYSARNRSASCRIPYVANPKARRIEIRFPDPMNSGYLIFAALMMAGLDGIKNQIDPGAPSDKDLYDLPPEEEKNIPTVCHSLDQALEALDKDRDFLKAGGVFTDDFIDSYIALKMQEVTRFRAATHPLEYQMYYTL is encoded by the coding sequence ATGTCGATCGAACACGTAGAGAAGCTCATCAAGGATCACAAGGTCGAATTCGTCGACCTGCGTTTCGTCGACATGCGCGGCGTGCAGCACCACGTGACCTTCCCCAAGTCGATCGTCGAGCCGAGCCTGTTCGAGGACGGCAAGATGTTCGACGGCTCGTCGATCTCGGGCTGGAAGGGCATCAACGAGTCCGACATGGTGCTGCTGCCCGACGCGAGCACGGCGTTCCTGGACCCGTTCACCGCCGATCCGACGCTGGTGCTGACCTGCGACATCCTGGATCCGGCCACCATGCAGGCCTACACGCGCGACCCGCGCGGCGTCGCCAAGCGCGCCGAAGCCTTCCTCAAGGCCAGCGGCATCGCCGACCAGGCGTTCTTCGGTCCGGAGCCGGAATTCTTCATCTTCGACTCGGTCCGCTTCGCCAACGACATGGGCCACACCTTCTTCCACGTCGATTCGGAAGAAGCGCACTGGAACTCCGGCCGTGAGTACGACGGCGGCAACACCGGCTACCGTCCGATGGTGAAGGGCGGCTACTTCCCGGTCGCCCCGCTGGATTCGCTGCACGACCTGCGCGCCGAGATGTGCAAGACGCTGGAACTGGTCGGCCAGGAAGTGGAAGTGCACCACCACGAAGTCGCCAACGCCGGCCAGTGCGAGATCGGCACCAAGTTCAACTCGCTGGTGAAGAAGGCCGACGAGCTGATGACGATGAAGTACGTCATCAAGAACGTCGCGCACCGCAACGGCAAGACGGTCACCTTCATGCCCAAGCCGATCGTCGGCGACAACGGCAGCGGCATGCACGTGCACCAGAGCCTGGCCAAGGGCGGCGTGAACCTGTTCTCCGGCGACGGCTACGGCGGCCTGTCGCAGACGGCGCTGTGGTACATCGGCGGCATCTTCAAGCACGCGCGCGCGATCAACGCGTTCGCCAACTCGACGACCAACTCGTACAAGCGCCTGGTGCCGGGCTTCGAAGCGCCGGTGATGCTGGCGTACTCGGCGCGCAACCGTTCGGCGTCGTGCCGCATTCCGTACGTCGCCAACCCGAAGGCGCGCCGCATCGAGATCCGCTTCCCGGATCCGATGAACTCCGGCTACCTGATCTTCGCCGCGCTGATGATGGCCGGCCTGGACGGCATCAAGAACCAGATCGATCCGGGCGCGCCGTCCGACAAGGACCTGTACGACCTGCCGCCGGAAGAAGAGAAGAACATCCCGACCGTCTGCCACAGCCTGGACCAGGCGCTGGAAGCGCTCGACAAGGATCGCGACTTCCTCAAGGCCGGCGGCGTGTTCACCGACGACTTCATCGACAGCTACATCGCGCTGAAGATGCAGGAAGTCACGCGCTTCCGCGCGGCGACGCACCCGCTCGAGTACCAGATGTACTACACGCTGTAA
- a CDS encoding TorF family putative porin, whose amino-acid sequence MSSRIHASHNAASFTVVALAGALCLALPADAIAGVSGSVALTSDYIFRGISQNNQEPALQAGVEYADDSGFYLGTWGSNVSWLSDTPVVDDDISNSVELDFYGGYRGKWGDTVGFDVGALYYWYPGDYPAGFNSPDTAELYFGISAGVFAAKYSYALTDLFGYADSDGSGYLDAAVNWEFVPTWTLNAHAGKQWIESNGDFEYVDWKLGVTKSFDGGFAVALAYTDTDAEEALYTNVHGNFLGEDTVVLTLTKTF is encoded by the coding sequence ATGTCGTCTCGCATCCATGCAAGCCACAACGCTGCATCGTTCACCGTCGTCGCCCTGGCGGGCGCGCTTTGCCTCGCCCTTCCCGCTGACGCGATCGCCGGCGTGTCCGGTTCGGTCGCGCTGACCAGCGACTACATCTTCCGCGGCATCTCGCAGAACAACCAGGAACCCGCATTGCAGGCCGGCGTCGAGTACGCCGACGACAGTGGCTTCTACCTGGGCACATGGGGCAGCAACGTCAGCTGGCTCTCCGACACGCCCGTCGTCGACGACGACATTTCCAACAGCGTCGAACTGGACTTCTACGGCGGCTATCGCGGGAAGTGGGGCGACACCGTCGGCTTCGACGTCGGCGCGCTGTACTACTGGTATCCGGGCGATTACCCCGCCGGCTTCAACAGCCCCGACACGGCCGAACTCTATTTCGGCATCAGCGCCGGCGTGTTCGCCGCCAAGTATTCCTACGCACTCACCGACCTGTTCGGCTACGCCGATTCGGATGGATCGGGCTATCTCGATGCCGCGGTGAACTGGGAATTCGTGCCGACCTGGACGCTCAACGCGCACGCCGGCAAGCAGTGGATCGAAAGCAACGGGGACTTCGAATACGTCGACTGGAAGCTCGGCGTCACCAAGTCCTTCGACGGTGGTTTCGCCGTCGCGCTCGCCTACACCGACACCGACGCGGAAGAGGCGCTCTACACCAACGTCCACGGCAACTTCCTGGGTGAGGACACGGTTGTTCTCACGCTCACGAAAACGTTCTGA
- a CDS encoding P-II family nitrogen regulator yields MKLITAIIRPFKLDEVREALTEVGVSGITVTEVKGFGRQKGHTELYRGAEYVVDFLPKLKVECAVAESTLEAALEAFANAARTGKVGDGKIFVQSLERTVRIRTGELDDDAL; encoded by the coding sequence ATGAAACTGATCACCGCGATCATCCGGCCGTTCAAGCTCGACGAGGTGCGCGAAGCGCTCACCGAAGTCGGCGTGTCCGGCATCACCGTTACCGAAGTGAAAGGGTTCGGCCGGCAGAAAGGCCACACCGAGCTGTATCGCGGCGCCGAATACGTCGTCGATTTCCTGCCGAAGCTGAAGGTGGAATGCGCCGTCGCGGAAAGCACGCTGGAAGCCGCGCTGGAGGCGTTCGCCAACGCCGCGCGCACCGGCAAGGTCGGCGACGGAAAGATCTTCGTCCAATCGCTCGAGCGCACGGTGCGGATCCGCACCGGCGAACTCGACGACGATGCGTTGTGA
- a CDS encoding ammonium transporter has translation MYSQMDPRLRGDDGMNAFGDAERERAVTMFRKPSLAITALLALATPALAFAQDAAAPVANKGDVAWLLVCAALVIFMTLPGLALFYGGLVRSKNVLSVLIQTLIVFSLVAVLWALYGYSLAFTPGNAFIGGFDRVFAKGLDATAMGATFTKGVYIPELVFFVFQGAFACITCALIIGAFAERVKFAGVLLFTVLWFTFAYTPMAHMVWFFPGPDAFTSNDAVPGVLAQSGFLFARGALDFAGGTVVHINAAVAGLVGSYVVGKRVGYGREAIKPHNLTQTMVGASILWVGWFGFNAGSALEANAVAAQAFVNTFLATAAAVLGWTAVEWISKGKPSMLGAASGAVAGLVAITPAAGFVGLCGAIVIGALAGAVCLWGVNGLKRLLGADDALDVFGVHGVGGILGALLTGVFASPALGGAGIWDYVTETALPEYSIASQVWIQLQGVLLTVVLSGVVALVAFLIVKYTVGLRVSEESEREGLDITSHGESAYEN, from the coding sequence ATGTATTCACAGATGGATCCCCGCCTTCGCGGGGATGACGGCATGAACGCATTCGGCGATGCCGAACGCGAACGCGCTGTCACGATGTTCCGCAAGCCCTCACTCGCAATCACCGCACTGCTCGCACTCGCCACGCCCGCCCTCGCCTTCGCGCAGGACGCCGCGGCGCCCGTCGCCAACAAGGGCGATGTCGCCTGGCTGCTGGTCTGCGCCGCGCTCGTGATCTTCATGACGCTGCCGGGCCTGGCGCTGTTCTATGGCGGCCTGGTGCGCAGCAAGAACGTGTTGTCGGTGCTGATCCAGACGCTGATCGTGTTCTCGCTCGTCGCGGTGCTTTGGGCGCTGTACGGCTATTCGCTGGCGTTCACGCCGGGCAATGCATTCATCGGCGGCTTCGATCGCGTGTTCGCGAAAGGCCTCGACGCCACCGCGATGGGCGCGACGTTCACCAAGGGCGTCTACATCCCGGAGCTGGTGTTCTTCGTGTTCCAGGGCGCGTTCGCGTGCATCACCTGCGCGCTGATCATCGGCGCGTTCGCCGAACGGGTGAAGTTCGCCGGCGTGCTGCTGTTCACCGTGCTGTGGTTCACCTTCGCCTACACACCGATGGCGCACATGGTGTGGTTCTTCCCCGGCCCGGATGCGTTCACCAGCAACGACGCGGTGCCCGGCGTGCTCGCGCAGTCGGGCTTCCTGTTCGCGCGCGGCGCGCTCGACTTCGCCGGCGGCACGGTGGTGCACATCAACGCGGCGGTCGCCGGGCTGGTCGGTTCGTACGTGGTCGGCAAGCGGGTCGGCTACGGGCGCGAAGCGATCAAGCCGCACAACCTCACGCAGACGATGGTGGGCGCCTCGATCCTGTGGGTCGGCTGGTTCGGCTTCAACGCCGGCTCCGCGCTGGAAGCCAACGCGGTGGCGGCGCAGGCGTTCGTCAACACGTTCCTCGCGACGGCGGCCGCGGTGCTCGGCTGGACCGCGGTGGAATGGATCAGCAAGGGCAAGCCGTCGATGCTCGGCGCGGCATCCGGCGCAGTGGCGGGACTGGTCGCGATCACCCCGGCCGCGGGCTTCGTCGGCCTGTGCGGCGCGATCGTCATCGGCGCGCTTGCCGGCGCGGTGTGCCTGTGGGGCGTGAATGGCCTGAAGCGTCTGCTCGGTGCGGACGACGCGCTCGACGTGTTCGGCGTGCACGGCGTCGGCGGCATCCTCGGCGCGCTGCTCACCGGCGTGTTCGCCTCGCCGGCGCTGGGTGGCGCGGGCATCTGGGATTACGTCACCGAAACCGCGCTACCGGAGTACAGCATCGCCTCGCAGGTCTGGATCCAGCTGCAGGGCGTGCTGCTGACGGTGGTGCTGTCGGGCGTGGTCGCGCTGGTCGCCTTCCTGATCGTGAAGTACACCGTCGGCCTGCGCGTGAGCGAGGAATCCGAACGCGAAGGCCTGGACATCACCTCGCACGGCGAATCGGCCTACGAGAACTGA
- a CDS encoding amino acid permease encodes MSDAHVSTQLNHALKPRQLIMMGLGSAIGAGLFLGSGVGVQAAGPAVLISYLVAGALVIIVMNALGEMAAAKPASGAFSVYAGDAMGATAGATVGWLWWAQVVIVIAAESVGAGGLLATIWPQIPVPLSSLAFMLFFTAINLMGVRNFGEFEFWFAIMKVAAILIFIAIGAALLLGLLPGVPSPGLSNLTANGGFAPKGWAGIGAALLVVVFAFGGTEIVAVAAAETSDPARSLARAIRTVAWRILVFYIGSISVIIAVVPWTSEALRSPFAAVLEVARIPYASTAITLIAVIALLSALNANLYGASRMIFSLAQRSEAPRWLSRVNRRQVPVLAVLASVLFGFVATVCELWFPNRVLPVLLNIVGCTCLLVWTLALVSQLILRARAERAGTPLPFRMRGYPWLTVAALAILVVIFGLLVSSGQTRGQFLSMAALTAGIALASELARRYRGKKRATV; translated from the coding sequence ATGTCCGACGCCCACGTTTCCACGCAGCTCAACCACGCCCTCAAACCGCGCCAGCTGATCATGATGGGACTGGGCAGCGCGATCGGCGCCGGCCTGTTCCTCGGTTCCGGCGTGGGCGTGCAGGCCGCCGGTCCGGCGGTGCTGATCTCCTACCTCGTCGCCGGCGCGCTGGTGATCATCGTGATGAACGCGCTGGGCGAGATGGCCGCGGCCAAGCCCGCCAGCGGCGCGTTCTCGGTGTACGCGGGCGACGCGATGGGCGCGACCGCCGGCGCGACGGTCGGCTGGCTGTGGTGGGCGCAGGTGGTGATCGTGATCGCCGCCGAATCGGTCGGCGCGGGCGGGCTGCTCGCCACGATCTGGCCGCAGATCCCGGTGCCGCTGTCGTCGCTGGCGTTCATGCTGTTCTTCACCGCCATCAACCTGATGGGCGTGCGCAACTTCGGTGAGTTTGAATTCTGGTTCGCGATCATGAAAGTCGCCGCGATCCTCATCTTCATCGCCATCGGCGCCGCGCTGCTGCTCGGCCTGCTGCCGGGCGTGCCCTCACCGGGGCTGTCGAACCTCACCGCGAACGGCGGGTTCGCGCCGAAGGGCTGGGCGGGCATCGGCGCGGCGCTGCTGGTGGTGGTGTTCGCGTTCGGCGGCACCGAGATCGTCGCCGTCGCCGCGGCCGAAACCTCCGACCCGGCGCGCAGCCTCGCGCGCGCGATCCGCACCGTCGCCTGGCGCATCCTCGTGTTCTACATCGGCTCGATCAGCGTGATCATCGCCGTCGTGCCGTGGACCAGCGAAGCGCTGCGCTCGCCGTTCGCGGCCGTGCTGGAAGTCGCGCGCATCCCGTACGCGTCCACCGCGATCACGCTCATCGCCGTGATCGCGCTGCTGTCGGCGCTCAACGCGAACCTCTATGGCGCCTCGCGCATGATCTTCTCGCTGGCCCAGCGCAGCGAGGCGCCGCGCTGGCTGTCACGCGTGAACCGCCGCCAGGTGCCGGTCCTCGCGGTGCTCGCGAGCGTGCTGTTCGGTTTCGTGGCGACGGTGTGTGAACTGTGGTTCCCGAACCGCGTGCTGCCGGTGCTGCTCAACATCGTCGGCTGCACGTGCCTGCTGGTGTGGACGCTCGCGCTCGTATCGCAGCTGATCCTGCGCGCACGCGCCGAACGCGCCGGCACGCCGCTGCCGTTCCGCATGCGCGGCTACCCGTGGCTGACGGTCGCCGCCCTGGCGATCCTCGTGGTGATCTTCGGGCTGCTGGTCTCGTCCGGCCAGACGCGCGGGCAGTTCCTGTCGATGGCCGCGCTCACCGCCGGCATCGCGCTGGCGAGCGAACTGGCGCGGCGTTATCGCGGAAAAAAGCGCGCGACGGTTTGA
- a CDS encoding NAD(P)H-dependent flavin oxidoreductase, which translates to MTTLTDRFGMNLPVIQAPMAGVQGVALALAVARAGGLGSLPAATLMPEALRRDLAAIREAGAGPVNVNFFCHAPPVADGGREAAWRERLAPYYAEFGLDPDALVAAPARTPFNHALADVLAELPPAVVSFHFGLPSPDLLERVRATGAKLLSSATTVDEARWLEARGVDAIIAQGLEAGGHRGHFLSDDLDAQAGTFALLPQIVHAVRVPVIAAGGIADASGVAAARALGAAGVQVGTAFLLCPEATTSAVHRQALTAEAGGSTALTNLFTGRPARGIPNRLMRELGALRDDIPAFPLAAGAVTPLRAKAEAAGRGDFSPLWAGQNTTGCRAVPAAEVARELARGW; encoded by the coding sequence ATGACCACGCTCACCGACCGCTTCGGCATGAACCTTCCTGTGATCCAGGCGCCCATGGCCGGGGTGCAGGGCGTCGCGCTCGCGCTGGCGGTCGCGCGGGCCGGCGGGCTCGGCTCGCTGCCGGCGGCGACGCTGATGCCGGAGGCGCTGCGGCGCGATCTGGCCGCGATACGCGAAGCCGGTGCCGGCCCGGTCAACGTGAACTTCTTCTGCCACGCGCCGCCGGTGGCCGATGGCGGGCGCGAGGCCGCATGGCGCGAGCGCTTGGCGCCGTATTACGCGGAGTTCGGCCTCGACCCGGACGCCTTGGTCGCCGCCCCGGCGCGCACGCCCTTCAACCACGCGCTGGCCGACGTGCTGGCCGAACTGCCGCCGGCGGTCGTCAGCTTCCACTTCGGCCTGCCTTCGCCCGACCTGCTCGAACGCGTGCGTGCCACGGGCGCGAAGTTGCTGTCGTCCGCGACCACCGTGGACGAAGCGCGATGGCTCGAGGCGCGGGGCGTGGACGCGATCATCGCCCAGGGGCTGGAAGCGGGCGGGCATCGGGGGCACTTCCTGTCCGACGACCTCGATGCGCAGGCGGGCACGTTCGCGCTGCTGCCGCAGATCGTGCATGCGGTGCGCGTGCCGGTCATCGCGGCGGGCGGGATCGCCGATGCGTCCGGCGTCGCCGCGGCGCGCGCCCTGGGCGCGGCCGGCGTGCAGGTCGGCACCGCGTTCCTGCTGTGCCCGGAAGCGACGACCAGCGCGGTGCATCGACAGGCACTGACGGCGGAGGCGGGCGGCTCGACGGCGCTCACCAACCTCTTCACCGGTCGACCCGCACGCGGCATCCCCAACCGGCTCATGCGCGAACTCGGCGCGTTGCGCGACGACATCCCCGCCTTCCCGCTCGCGGCCGGCGCCGTCACGCCATTGCGCGCCAAGGCCGAAGCGGCCGGACGCGGCGACTTCTCCCCGCTGTGGGCCGGACAGAACACCACCGGCTGCCGCGCCGTCCCGGCGGCGGAGGTCGCGCGCGAGCTGGCCCGGGGGTGGTGA
- a CDS encoding endonuclease/exonuclease/phosphatase family protein: protein MTSINVLTVNMHMGFSLLNRRFVLPELREAIRGVSADMVFLQEVLGEHAHHARRHADWPAGPQYEFLADSLWSQFAYGRNAVYPHGHHGNALLSKFPIASHENRDVSVRGHEQRGLLHAVVRVPGTRGDGHEVDVHTICVHLGLRESHRQRQIALLCGVVSEQIPRDAPLIVAGDFNDWRTRGHRLLRRCGLVEAFEHLRGRVARTFPSRWPTLPVDRIYVRHARVIEARVLSSRPWSHLSDHVPLLARIGL, encoded by the coding sequence ATGACCTCGATCAACGTCCTGACCGTCAACATGCACATGGGATTCAGCCTGCTCAACCGCAGGTTCGTGCTGCCCGAATTGCGCGAGGCGATCCGCGGCGTGTCGGCGGACATGGTGTTCCTGCAGGAAGTGCTCGGCGAGCATGCACACCACGCGCGACGGCACGCGGACTGGCCCGCCGGGCCGCAATACGAATTCCTCGCCGACTCGCTCTGGTCGCAGTTCGCCTATGGGCGCAACGCGGTGTATCCGCATGGCCACCACGGCAACGCGCTGCTGTCGAAGTTCCCGATCGCCTCGCACGAGAACCGCGACGTCTCGGTGCGGGGCCACGAACAGCGCGGCCTGCTGCACGCCGTCGTGCGCGTGCCCGGCACCCGCGGCGACGGGCACGAGGTCGACGTGCACACGATCTGCGTGCACCTGGGGCTTCGCGAATCGCACCGCCAGCGGCAGATCGCCCTGTTGTGCGGCGTGGTGTCCGAGCAGATCCCGCGCGACGCACCGCTGATCGTCGCCGGCGACTTCAACGACTGGCGCACGCGCGGGCACCGTCTCCTGCGTCGCTGCGGGCTGGTGGAAGCCTTCGAGCACCTGCGCGGCCGCGTCGCGCGCACCTTCCCGTCGCGCTGGCCGACGCTGCCGGTCGATCGCATCTACGTGCGCCACGCACGCGTGATCGAAGCGCGCGTGCTCTCGTCGCGCCCGTGGTCGCACCTGTCCGACCACGTGCCGCTGCTGGCGAGGATCGGACTGTGA
- the clsB gene encoding cardiolipin synthase ClsB, whose translation MRLTRQIDTCWRHGHHVRLLENGEAYFARVFEAIDAAQREVLLETFIWFEDKVGNALKDRLVAAAQRGVRVHFLVDAFGSPDLSDEFLQELTTAGVQLRMFDQQPTLLGIRLNVFRRMHRKLVAIDESIAFVGGINYSADHLADFGPTAKQDYAVEVRGPVVEDIVSFLRRAMATRGTGERWEPVRTGEEARGDGPADVCFLPRDNGRRSRAIEHAYRQAFRDAKREIVIANAYFFPGYGFLRDLRAAARRGVKVQLIFQGEPDTPMALIAARWLYRYLVDAGVHIFEYCERPFHGKVAVIDGEWSTVGSSNLDPLSLSLNLEANVFIRDAGFARELRGRLGVLIDDHCKAVEPDSVPRGRFWQPLTRPLLFHVLRNFPAWAGWLPAHKPKTALVQPPDDADVTS comes from the coding sequence GTGAGGCTCACGCGCCAGATCGACACCTGCTGGCGGCACGGCCACCACGTGCGCCTGCTGGAGAACGGCGAGGCGTACTTCGCGCGCGTGTTCGAGGCCATCGACGCCGCGCAGCGCGAGGTATTGCTGGAAACCTTCATCTGGTTCGAGGACAAGGTCGGCAACGCACTGAAGGACCGCCTCGTCGCCGCCGCGCAGCGCGGGGTGCGCGTTCATTTCCTGGTGGACGCGTTCGGCTCGCCCGACCTCTCGGACGAATTCCTGCAGGAGCTCACCACCGCGGGCGTGCAGCTGCGCATGTTCGACCAGCAACCCACGCTGCTCGGCATCCGGCTCAACGTGTTCAGGCGCATGCACCGCAAGCTGGTGGCGATCGACGAGTCCATCGCCTTCGTCGGCGGCATCAACTATTCGGCCGACCACCTGGCCGATTTCGGCCCGACCGCCAAGCAGGACTACGCGGTGGAAGTGCGCGGCCCGGTGGTCGAGGACATCGTGTCATTCCTGCGACGGGCGATGGCGACGCGCGGCACGGGCGAGCGCTGGGAGCCGGTACGCACCGGCGAGGAGGCGCGCGGCGACGGCCCGGCCGACGTCTGCTTCCTGCCGCGCGACAACGGGCGGCGTTCGCGCGCGATCGAGCACGCGTACCGGCAGGCGTTCCGCGACGCGAAGCGCGAGATCGTGATCGCCAACGCCTACTTCTTCCCTGGTTACGGTTTCCTGCGCGACCTGCGCGCGGCGGCGCGGCGCGGGGTGAAGGTGCAGCTGATCTTCCAGGGCGAACCGGACACGCCGATGGCGCTCATCGCCGCGCGCTGGCTGTATCGCTATCTGGTCGACGCCGGCGTGCACATCTTCGAGTACTGCGAGCGGCCGTTCCACGGCAAGGTCGCGGTGATCGACGGGGAGTGGAGCACGGTGGGTTCGAGCAACCTGGATCCCCTGAGCCTGTCGCTGAACCTGGAGGCGAACGTGTTCATCCGCGATGCCGGCTTCGCGCGCGAGCTGCGCGGACGGCTGGGCGTGCTGATCGACGACCACTGCAAGGCGGTGGAACCCGACAGCGTGCCGCGCGGCCGCTTCTGGCAACCGCTGACGCGCCCGCTGCTGTTCCATGTGCTGCGCAATTTCCCGGCGTGGGCCGGCTGGCTGCCGGCGCACAAGCCGAAGACCGCGCTGGTGCAACCGCCGGACGATGCGGACGTGACCTCGTGA